The nucleotide window GGACCCCAACCTATGGCCGATAGCGCGCACAACGATGCCGACAAAGACACCGAATATCGCATCGAGCACGACACCATGGGTGAGGTCCGGGTGCCGGCGAAAGCGTTGTGGCGCGCGCAAACCCAGCGCGCCGTGGAAAACTTTCCGATCTCTGGTCGGGGTCTGGAGCGTTCCCAGATTCGGGCGTTGGGCCTGTTGAAAGGCGCTTGCGCACAAGTGAACAAAGACCTCGGACTGCTGGCGCCGGAAAAGGCCGACGCGATCATCGCTGCCGCGGCCGAGATCGCCGACGGCCAGCACGATGATCAGTTCCCGATCGACGTCTTCCAGACCGGCTCGGGTACCAGCTCCAACATGAACACCAATGAGGTGATCGCCAGCATCGCCGCCGCCAACGGTGTTACGGTGCATCCCAACGACGACGTCAACATGTCGCAGTCGTCCAACGACACCTTCCCCACCGCGACGCATATCGCCGCCACCGAGGCCGCGGTCAGCTACCTCATACCGGCACTGCAGGTGCTGCAGGACTCGCTGGCCGCCAAGGCGTTGGAGTGGCAAAGCGTGGTGAAGTCTGGCCGGACCCACCTGATGGATGCCGTTCCGGTGACGCTGGGCCAGGAGTTCAGCGGCTATGCCCGCCAAATCGAGGCCGGCATCGAACGAGTCCGCGCAACGCTGCCGCGTCTGGGTGAGCTTGCTATCGGGGGCACCGCGGTGGGAACCGGACTCAACGCGCCCGAGGGCTTCGGTGTCAGGGTGGTCGCCACTCTGGTGTCTGAAACGGGCCTGCCGCAGTTACGTACGGCGGCAAATTCTTTCGAAGCGCAAGCCGCCCGCGACGGATTGGTCGAGGCATCCGGCGCGCTGCGTACCATCGCGGTGTCGTTGACCAAGATCGCCAACGACATCCGTTGGATGGGATCCGGACCGCTGACCGGCTTGGCCGAAATCCAGTTGCCCGACCTGCAGCCGGGTAGCTCCATCATGCCTGGAAAGGTCAATCCGGTTCTGCCCGAGGCGGTTACGCAGGTTGCCGCACAGGTGATCGGCAACGACGCCGCGGTGGCCTGGGGCGGCGCCAATGGCGCCTTCGAACTGAACGTCTACATCCCGATGATGGCCCGCAATATCCTCGAGTCGTTCCGGCTGCTGACCAACGTGTCACAGCTGTTCGCGCAGCGTTGCATCAGCGGGCTGGCCGCCAATGTCGAGCGCCTGCGCGAACTGGCCGAGTCCTCACCGTCGATCGTGACGCCGCTGAACTCGGCCATCGGTTACGAGGAGGCCGCGGCGGTGGCCAAGCAAGCCCTCAAGGAGCGCAAGACGATCCGCCAGACGGTCATCGATCGCGGCCTAATCGGCGACAAGCTATCGATCGAGGAACTCGACCGCCGCCTCGATGTGTTGGCGATGGCCAAGGTTGAATCGGCCGACGACTAGGCGTGGTGGCGCGGCTACCTCAGGTGCAGCGGTCCAAGAAGCGAGGGTGGTTTAGCAAATGACGGCTCCTCCCGGCGGTCCCTATGGCCAGGATCCGAGCGGATCGAATCCGTATGGGCAGAACCCGTATTGGGGCCCTCAGCCGCAAGGCGGTCCCTATCAGTACCCAGGCGGGAGTCCGTACTCGAATCCCTATGGCGGTGCGGATCCCTACGGCGCAGGCACCTCCCCCCCACCGCAATACCCCCAACCCGGTCAGCAGTATGCCCCCGGCTGGGCGACCGGGTCCTACCCGCCGGGCCCACCGCCGAAAGGACCCGGCTCGAAGATGCCGTGGTTGATTTTGGCCGGTGTGGCGGTGCTGGGCGTCATCGTGGTGGTGGTAGTCCTGGTGGTCGCGTTGAGCGGTGAAAACAAGTCCAGCAACGCAAATCCCAGCGGCTCACCGGTCACCTCGAGCGCACCGACATCGCAGCCGAACGATTCCGAGCAAACGGCGACCGGCTGCACACCCAACGTATCCGGCGGTGAGCGACCGCTCGGCGAGATCATCAGTGCCGGCAAATTGTCGTTTCCGATCAGCGCGGCACCTGGATGGTCGGTGTTCTCCGACGATCAGAGCCCCAACCTGATCGAGGCGCTCGGCGTCGGCCAGGAGGTGCCAGGCGCCAGTCAGTGGATGATGCAAGCCGAGGTCGCCATCACCAACTTCGTCGCCAGCATGAACGTCAATGCGCAGGCGTCCAAGCTGCTGGAGTGCGTGGTCGACGGTCCGGGTTACGAACAGTCCTCGCCTACCCTGGGCCCGACCAAGATGTCCTCGATCACGGTGGACGGGGTCAAGGCCGCCCGGGTCGACGCCGACATCACGATCGCCGACACCTCACGCAACGTGAAGGGTGACTCCGTGGTCATCATCGCCGTTGACACCAAACCGGTCACCATTTTCATGGGCGCAACCCCCATCGGCGACGCGGATTCGGCCGCCACCATTAACCGGGTCATCGCGGCGCTCCGGGTTTCGCCGAACTGATCTGGGTATGGTCGGGCCCGGCCGGCGCAGACACCTTAGTGGCCTCGGATCGGCCTCGTAGAACCGTCGAATAGCATTCGGCCCAGCATGCGCGTTCGGCCGGATTGGCGCGGTCCAGGGCCGCCGCCGAACACAAGATCCGCCGTTCGGAGGTTTTGGCAAGGTCGGCCAGACGGGCCGCCTCGTTGACGGCGTTGCCGATCACCGTGTACTCGTAGCGGTTTTCGGCGCCGATGTTGCCGGCAAAAACCCGGCCCGCCGAAACGCCGATGCCAAAGTCCACTATCGGTAGCCCGCGCAGCTGGGTACCCAACTCACGCGCTGTCGCCAGGGCGTCCGAGGCCGGTTCGCCCGTCCGCAGCGGAGCCCCGAAAATCGCCAACGCCGCGTCTCCTTCGAACTTGTTGACCAGCCCCTGACGTTCGTCTACGGCGTCGACGACGATTCGAAAGAAGTCGTTGAGTACCTCAGCCACCTCGTGCGGCGACCGGTTTTCGGCAAGCTGGGTGGAGCCCACCAGATCGATGTAGAGAACGGCCGCTTCCAGCACGTCGCCGGACAGCGCGGACCCCTCTTCCATCGCGCGGCGGGCCACATCCGCGCCCACGTGGCGACCGAATAGGTCGCGGAGTCGTTCGCGTTCCTCGAGTCCGGACACCATCCGGTTGAATCCGGTTTGCAGCCGCCCGATCTGGGAGCGTTCATAGGCACCGACATAGGTTGCGATGTTGCCGTGCTGAACCTGCGCCATCGCATCGACAACCTCGTCGAGGGGATCGGAAATGGATCGAGAGGTCAGGATCATGGTCGGAAGGCCCAGCAGCAACGCCGCCAGCGACACCACCAAGATCGGCACATCCAACGATGCGGAGTCCTCAATCACCCAGCCGTAGGATCGCAGCACGACGAATGCCATGATGACGCCGATGGGTAGCGCACTGCACAAAAACCACAGCAGGACCAATCGCGCGAAAACACCGGGGACCGCGAGACGCGGACGGCCACCCAAGGTCGCCATTCGCACGATCGGCCGCAGGGTGCGTTGCGAGAGCAGCAGGCCGGTACCCGCGGCAGCGGGTCCGCCGAGCACCACACCGAGCAGGATGGATAGCAGAATTTTCGCGCCGCCCGCGTAATTGATCAGCATCAGTACCCCGCCAGAGGTAGCCCAGGCCCCCGCCAAGATGGCCGACTGGCGGCCGCCGAGCCTGAAGGCGGCTTCCCGCTGCTCCGGTGTGGGTGGGTGGCCCGGCACGAACCACCGCAGAGTGGGAGCCAAAGTCACCGCCCCGGCGACCGCCACGCTGATCGTTCCCGACACGACCAGCAGCACCACCACCGGCAGGTTTTTCTCTGCGAAGTCGACGTAGGTGTGGCCTCGCAGCGGGATCAAAATGGCCGACGCATCGATGACGGCAATGACGTAGGCCAAGGCGAGGGCGAACGCATATTGGAGCAACAACCTGCGGGTGCTCTGCTGCTGCGCTTCGTTCGCCGAAGCGCCGGTTCTAGGCACCGTTATTGGGCCCGCCCGAGTTCTGTCCGGGGATGTCGACGATGGGGAAGTTGGGCATCGGCTTGGGCGACGGGGTATCGGGTAGCGGCGGAATATCGCCGGGCGGGATGTCATGGAGTGCGTTGACCGGCGGACCGTTCTCCCTGCCGCCGTAGCTGCTTCCGGGTGCCCGCGGCCCGAGCAGCTCGCTGACCGTCACCAAGCGGTAGCCGTTGGCCTTGAGCACCGGAATGAATTGGTACACCAGGTCGACGGTGCTGGAGTAGGTGTCGTGGAACAACACCACCGAACCCGGCTTAAGGTAGGTCATCAGCATGTACCGCGTTGCCGCGGTGTTGGAGTCGTTCGCCCAATCGAACGGGATGACATCCCACAGAATCTCGGCTTGGTTGAACTTGGCCGCGGTTTGGCGCACCGCGTTGTCGGACAGCCCCCCCGCGGGACGATACAGCTTGGGCGTGCTGCCGGTGGCGGCCGTGATCGCGTCGTTGGCCCGGGAAAACTGCCCGGCGATGTCCGCCGGAGGGATCGTCGTCATGTTGGGGTGTTCCCAGGTGTGGCTGCCGATCTCCATGCCCGCGTCCGCGATGCGCTTGGCTCCCGCCGGGTTGGCGGCCACCTTGTTGCCGATCAAAAAGAAGGTGGCCTTGGCGTCGTTGTCCTTCAAGATTTGCAACAGCCGGTCGGTATACGGTCCCGGGCCGTCGTCGAAGGTCAACGCCACACACTTGACCATCGCACAGCTGGCGCTGTCCGCTCGGGTGACATGACCGGTGAGACTGCCGATTACCAGCACCGCGACGGCAGCAACGACACCGACGACCATGCGCCCGTAGCGCCAGGCCTGGTTGTCGAGCCGTTTGTGCACCCTGGAAGCCTACCTGGCATCGGAAGCGCAAATCCCGTCGTCAACGCGGCCCGGTGATCTCTTCCAGCATCTCGGTGACCAGTGCGGCGATCGGTGAGCGTTCGCTGCGCAGCAGCGTGATGTGCGCGAACAGCGGGTGGCCTTTGAGCTTCTCAATCACCGCGGCGACGCCGTCGTGACGGCCAACCCGCAGGTTGTCCCGCTGTGCGATGTCGTGGGTGAGCACCACCCGCGAGCCGGTACCCAGCCTGGACAACACGGTCAGCAACACGTTGCGTTCCAGCGACTGCGCCTCGTCGACGATGACGAAGGAGTCATGCAATGAACGACCTCGGATGTGGGTCAGCGGTAACACCTCAAGCATGCCGCGGGATAGGACCTCCTCTAGCACCGCCGGACTGGCCAGGCCCTCGAGCGTGTCAAAGACGGCTTGCGCCCAGGGCCCCATTTTGTCGCTTTCGCTACCGGGTAGATAGCCCAGCTCCTGGCCGCCCACGGCGTACAGCGGGCGGAAAACGACCACCTTGCGCTGAGTCCGTCGTTCCAGCACCGCCTCCAGACCCGCGCACAACGCCAGTGCGGACTTACCGGTGCCGGCTTTGCCACCCAGCGACACGATGCCCACCGACTCGTCGAGCAACAGTTCAAGCGCCACCCGTTGCTCGGCGGAGCGGCCGCGCAGACCGAACACTTCGCGGTCACCACGCACCAGCTGGATACGTTTCGCGGCAGTGACTCGCCCCAGGGCGTGCGAGCTACCTCCCAGCAGCCGAATCCCCGTGTGACAGGGCAGGTCCCGGGCTTCGGCCAGGTCGATCTCCCCGTCGGAGAACAGTGCGTCGATGTCCTCGGCGGCGGTCTCGATCTCGTGCATGCCCGACCATCCCGAGGCGATGACGTCCTGCGCGTGATACTCGTCGGCGGCCAGACCCACCGCGGCGGCCTTCACCCGAAGTGGAATGTCCTTGCTGACCAATGTGACGCGCTTGCCCTCCGCTGCCAGGTTGGCCGCGCAGCTCAAGATGCGGGAGTCGTTGCTTTCGGTGCGAAATCCTGCAGGCAGCACCGACGGATCGGTGTGGTTGAGTTCGACGTGCAGCGAACCACCCTGTGTCCCAACCGGAATAGGCTGATCCAGACGCCCGTGTTCCAACCTAAGGTCGTCGAACAACCGCAATGCCTGTCGGGCGAACCAGCCCAACTCGTGGTGATGGCGTTTAGCCTCGAGTTCACTGACTACCACCAGCGGAACCACCACTTCATGCTCGGCGAATCGGCTGCAGGCCCAGGGGTCGGACAGCAGCACAGAGGTGTCGAGCACATACGTCCGGAGATCGGTCACTGAGCGCTCCTCGAGCGAATTGCGCTCGGGCGGACCCACACGAGCGTGTCGGCGCGGGCCGCGGCACCAGGACCGGGGCCGGTCCTGCCGTTGACGTGACGGAAGGTGCCGCCCTGGCAGCTGAGCATGTCGCTGACCATCGAGTCCGACGCTACTCTGCCGATGACACGCCTGCAGAGCAGGCGCGCCGAGGGGACCCAGCTTGACGACGATGCACTCCGCGCAGCGCAGTGAGAAGGAGTCGAGCAATCAGACCCAGCTTGACGACGATGCACTCCGCGCAGCGCAGTGAGAAGGAGTCGAGCAATCAGACCTCGCGCGCAGTCTCGCGCGACCGGGACCTAACTCGTGACGAACTGCTGCAGTTGCGGCTCGTCGGCCAGGCCCCATTGGCTGAGGCGATCGGAGATCACCGTCCGCAGCTGTTGCGGGTCGAATATCCCGGCATCGGCCACGTTCTGCACCTTGTCGCGGTAGGCCTCGATGTCGGCACCGAGGACTTCCAGGTCGGCCGCACGAGCCGCGATCGCCGCGATCGTCTCGTCGCGGGTAGAGCCGAGACAGTGCGTCACCAGGTTGGCGAAGAACTCCTCATGGCGCACTTCGTCGCGGGCGATCCGGTCGATGAGCCCGGCCAGGATGGGCTCTTCGATCTGCGCGGCCAGGTTGCGGCAGAACACCGCGCAGGAGCGCTCGTAGAGCGCCATGAACACCAAGGTCTCAACCTGCGAGTACGTGTCGGCGCGGTAGCCCTTCATCACGTGCTGGACCCGGACGTCTTCGTTGGCCACCGGGTCAACCTCCCGAGTCACCACCAGGTATTCGCGCAGCGCAATGGCGTGCAAGTGTTCCTCTCCGGTCCATCGACCAAGCCAGCGGCCCCACCAGTCTTCGAGGATGAAGTGCTCGACGAGCTCGCGGTGATGACCGGCCAGGTTGTCCTTGAGGATCAGCAGGATCTCGCAGGCGTCGGTGATCACCCTGGGCAGCGTCGCCTGAGACGGATCCCAATCCCGCCCACCGAGGAAGGCGAAGTTCTCGCCCTGGTCGAACGGAACGTAGTCGTGAGCGAACCAGATGTCCTCGGTGTCGAGGTGGCGGGCCATGTTTTGTTCCACTACGGGCTCGAGCTCAAGGGTCAGCGCATCAGCTACAGGTTTCTGTGCCATGCGGTAACTGTAACCCGTATACACAGGTTTATGAAATCGACCCTCCGGCTAGCCGGCCGAAGTGGCGAGGGCGCCCTAGCGCTACCCCGACCGCAGGTCAGCGGTCTACCAGACGCCACTCTTCCAAGCCCTCGTAGAGAGGAAAATCCCTGGCCAACCGAGTCACCCGATTCCTAAGCGCTGCCACGTCAGCGGCGCTGCCAGCCGCTAAGGCGGTAGCAATGACGTCAGCCACCTCGCTGAATTCCGCTTCCCCAAACCCGCGGCTCGCCAGTGCCGGAGTTCCTACGCGAAGGCCCGAGGTCACCATCGGCGGTCGAGGATCGTTGGGCACCGCGTTGCGGTTGACCGTGATACCCACCTCGTGGAGCAGGTCTTCGGCCGCCTGGCCGTCCAGTGGGGAGTTGCGCAGATCGACGAGCACCAGGTGGACGTCGGTGCCGCCGCTGACCACCGACACGCCCGCCTTGGCCACATCGTCGGCCAGCAACCTGTCGGCGATGATCCGGGCGCCGGACAGCGTCCGTTGCTGGCGTTCGGCGAACTCCGGTGAGGCTGCGATCTTCAACGCGACCGCCTTGCCGGCAACCACGTGCATCAGCGGTCCGCCCTGCTGTCCCGGGAACACCGCCGAATTGATGACCTTCGCGTACTCCTGCTTGCCCAGGATCATGCCGGAACGGGCACCGCCCAGCGTCTTATGGATGGTGGTCGACACCACATCCGCGTGCGGCACCGGCGAGGGATGCAACCCCGCCGCCACCAACCCGGCGAAGTGGGCCATGTCGACCCACAACTTGGCGTCGACCTCGTCGGCGATCGACCGGAACGCCGCGAAATCGATAATCCGGGGGTAAGCCGACCAGCCAGCAATTATCACCTTCGGACGGAACTCGAGAGCCTTGGCCCGCACCGCGTCCATATCGATGAGGTGCGTGGCCGGGTCTACGCCGTAGAAGTCGTTCTCGTATAGCTTGCCCGAGAAGTTCAGCCGCATACCGTGAGTCAGATGCCCCCCGTTGGCGAGGTCGAGACCCAACAACCGCTCTCCCGGTGACATCAGCGCGTGCAGTACCGCGGCGTTGGCCTGAGCGCCGGAGTGTGGCTGCACGTTGGCAAAGTCCGCCCCGAA belongs to Mycobacterium basiliense and includes:
- a CDS encoding PhoH family protein, with the protein product MTDLRTYVLDTSVLLSDPWACSRFAEHEVVVPLVVVSELEAKRHHHELGWFARQALRLFDDLRLEHGRLDQPIPVGTQGGSLHVELNHTDPSVLPAGFRTESNDSRILSCAANLAAEGKRVTLVSKDIPLRVKAAAVGLAADEYHAQDVIASGWSGMHEIETAAEDIDALFSDGEIDLAEARDLPCHTGIRLLGGSSHALGRVTAAKRIQLVRGDREVFGLRGRSAEQRVALELLLDESVGIVSLGGKAGTGKSALALCAGLEAVLERRTQRKVVVFRPLYAVGGQELGYLPGSESDKMGPWAQAVFDTLEGLASPAVLEEVLSRGMLEVLPLTHIRGRSLHDSFVIVDEAQSLERNVLLTVLSRLGTGSRVVLTHDIAQRDNLRVGRHDGVAAVIEKLKGHPLFAHITLLRSERSPIAALVTEMLEEITGPR
- a CDS encoding acyl-ACP desaturase produces the protein MAQKPVADALTLELEPVVEQNMARHLDTEDIWFAHDYVPFDQGENFAFLGGRDWDPSQATLPRVITDACEILLILKDNLAGHHRELVEHFILEDWWGRWLGRWTGEEHLHAIALREYLVVTREVDPVANEDVRVQHVMKGYRADTYSQVETLVFMALYERSCAVFCRNLAAQIEEPILAGLIDRIARDEVRHEEFFANLVTHCLGSTRDETIAAIAARAADLEVLGADIEAYRDKVQNVADAGIFDPQQLRTVISDRLSQWGLADEPQLQQFVTS
- a CDS encoding adenylate/guanylate cyclase domain-containing protein, which translates into the protein MLQYAFALALAYVIAVIDASAILIPLRGHTYVDFAEKNLPVVVLLVVSGTISVAVAGAVTLAPTLRWFVPGHPPTPEQREAAFRLGGRQSAILAGAWATSGGVLMLINYAGGAKILLSILLGVVLGGPAAAGTGLLLSQRTLRPIVRMATLGGRPRLAVPGVFARLVLLWFLCSALPIGVIMAFVVLRSYGWVIEDSASLDVPILVVSLAALLLGLPTMILTSRSISDPLDEVVDAMAQVQHGNIATYVGAYERSQIGRLQTGFNRMVSGLEERERLRDLFGRHVGADVARRAMEEGSALSGDVLEAAVLYIDLVGSTQLAENRSPHEVAEVLNDFFRIVVDAVDERQGLVNKFEGDAALAIFGAPLRTGEPASDALATARELGTQLRGLPIVDFGIGVSAGRVFAGNIGAENRYEYTVIGNAVNEAARLADLAKTSERRILCSAAALDRANPAERACWAECYSTVLRGRSEATKVSAPAGPDHTQISSAKPGAPR
- the glyA gene encoding serine hydroxymethyltransferase, with amino-acid sequence MTAPLAEVDPDIAELLGKELGRQRDTLEMIASENFVPRSILQTQGSVLTNKYAEGLPGRRYYGGCEHVDVVENIARDRAKALFGADFANVQPHSGAQANAAVLHALMSPGERLLGLDLANGGHLTHGMRLNFSGKLYENDFYGVDPATHLIDMDAVRAKALEFRPKVIIAGWSAYPRIIDFAAFRSIADEVDAKLWVDMAHFAGLVAAGLHPSPVPHADVVSTTIHKTLGGARSGMILGKQEYAKVINSAVFPGQQGGPLMHVVAGKAVALKIAASPEFAERQQRTLSGARIIADRLLADDVAKAGVSVVSGGTDVHLVLVDLRNSPLDGQAAEDLLHEVGITVNRNAVPNDPRPPMVTSGLRVGTPALASRGFGEAEFSEVADVIATALAAGSAADVAALRNRVTRLARDFPLYEGLEEWRLVDR
- a CDS encoding class II fumarate hydratase, with translation MADSAHNDADKDTEYRIEHDTMGEVRVPAKALWRAQTQRAVENFPISGRGLERSQIRALGLLKGACAQVNKDLGLLAPEKADAIIAAAAEIADGQHDDQFPIDVFQTGSGTSSNMNTNEVIASIAAANGVTVHPNDDVNMSQSSNDTFPTATHIAATEAAVSYLIPALQVLQDSLAAKALEWQSVVKSGRTHLMDAVPVTLGQEFSGYARQIEAGIERVRATLPRLGELAIGGTAVGTGLNAPEGFGVRVVATLVSETGLPQLRTAANSFEAQAARDGLVEASGALRTIAVSLTKIANDIRWMGSGPLTGLAEIQLPDLQPGSSIMPGKVNPVLPEAVTQVAAQVIGNDAAVAWGGANGAFELNVYIPMMARNILESFRLLTNVSQLFAQRCISGLAANVERLRELAESSPSIVTPLNSAIGYEEAAAVAKQALKERKTIRQTVIDRGLIGDKLSIEELDRRLDVLAMAKVESADD
- a CDS encoding polysaccharide deacetylase family protein, whose translation is MHKRLDNQAWRYGRMVVGVVAAVAVLVIGSLTGHVTRADSASCAMVKCVALTFDDGPGPYTDRLLQILKDNDAKATFFLIGNKVAANPAGAKRIADAGMEIGSHTWEHPNMTTIPPADIAGQFSRANDAITAATGSTPKLYRPAGGLSDNAVRQTAAKFNQAEILWDVIPFDWANDSNTAATRYMLMTYLKPGSVVLFHDTYSSTVDLVYQFIPVLKANGYRLVTVSELLGPRAPGSSYGGRENGPPVNALHDIPPGDIPPLPDTPSPKPMPNFPIVDIPGQNSGGPNNGA